In Oscillatoria sp. FACHB-1406, the DNA window CCGACAGCACCCGCCACGCCTGCAACGGTTTCTCCCGCGCGTCCAGCGGCATCTTTAGCCGTTTCGCCCGCGCGTCCTGCCGCCGAACCGACAGCCCCCGCTACGCCTGCAACGGTTTCTCCCGCACGTCCAGCGGCATCTTTAGCCGCTTCCCCCGCGCGTCCGGCCGCCGAACCGACAGCCCCCGCAATCGCGCCCAGCCACCCGGATTTCGAGGGTGTGTTTTGCTTGGGCTGTTTTCCCTCAGCGATCGCAAATTCCTCTTCCCAATCCGGAAACTCATCGCCGCTCTTTTTAGCGTAGACTTTCACCTGGCGAATTTGGGTCAGCGCTAAATCCTGGAGTGCTTGACGGAGCGGCGGGAGAAGCGAACGTTCTGGAGTGCTTTCCCCAGAAAGCATCACTTGCAACAGGGCTTTCTCAACCGAGACTTTAACGGTCAGTTGTTCGGAAGCTAAGGCTTGCTGGAGGAAAGATGCGATCGCGTTAGGATCGCCTTCTCGAGCCGCTTCGATCGGGTTGATTGGATTCATTGCTTTGACAAGCGATCGCTGAATAATTTCGATATTTTAAAAGAATGGACAATTGACAATGGGCATTAATTGGCAATTATCAATTATTACAATCGTTGTCCATTGTCAATTATCAATTATCCATTATGACAAGAGGCTTTCAGCGTACTGGGAGCGGCAAAGTTACCTTCTAAGCGAATATTGCGATCGTTAGCGTGGAGATGGCGCAGAATTAAGTAGATCGATTCGACGCGATCGCTCGCCCCAATTTTATCGGCTAATTCTGCCACAGAAAGCGGAGCCGCAGTCTCCTGTAAAGTTTCAACGACTTGTCGCTGCAACTCCAACACTGAAGCGGCAGCCTTTTTACCCGCTTCCACTCCCGGTTGGTGGTAAGCATTAATATTAATCAAACTGGCATACAGGGTAACAGTCCGCTCGTACAGCGCGATTAACGCGCCCACTGTCCGCGCGTTAACCTCGGGAATGGTAACGACAATGGAATCGCGATGATTTTCATACAACGCTTGGCGCGTTCCTTGCAGCAAACCAGAGAGATAATCTCCCGAAGTTACGCCCTCCTCAACTTCTACCGATGCGCCTTGACGATCTTTCAGCACTTCAATAAAGGTCAGGAAAAAGTTCGGCACGCCCTCGCGCAGTTGTTGCACGTAAGCGTGTTGGTCGGTGCTGCCTTTATTGCCATAAACGGCAATCCCTTGATAGACAGTATTGCCGTCGAGATCTTTTTCTTTTCCGAGCGATTCCATCACCAATTGTTGTAGGTAGCGACTGAACAACAACAAGCTATCTTTGTAAGGCAAAACAACCATATCTTTTTCGCCTTTACCGTTACCCGCGTAATACCAAGAAAGGGCGAGAAGGGCGGCGGGATTGGTTTTGAGATCGGGGCGGCGAGTAGTTGCGTCCATCGCTTTTGCCCCTTCGAGGAGTGCGCGAATATCGATTCCTTGGAGGGCAGCATTAACTAACCCCACAGCCGATAATTCTGAGGTGCGCCCTCCTACCCAATCTTCCATCGGAAAGGTGGAAAGCCAACCTTCAGATTTTGCGAGTCGGTCGAGTTGAGAATCAGTGCCGGTAATCGCGATCGCGCGGGCGGGGAAATTGAGTTCGCGGGCTGAAAAAGCTGCTTTCGCCTCTAGCATTCCGTTGCGTGTTTCCGGCGTACCGCCCGACTTAGAAATAACGACGACGAGGGTGGTGCTGAGGCGATCGCCAATTTGCGCGATCGCTTTGTCGAAGCCTTCCGGGTCGGTATTATCGCTAAAATGTAGTGTCAGGGGCGCATCGATGGGGGCAAGCGCTTCCGAGACGAATTGCGGCCCCAAGGCCGAACCGCCAATGCCAATCGAAAGAATATCGGTAAACTTGCTGGCATCGGGAGGGTGAATCTCGCCGCTATGGATTTGACGGGCAAACGTTTCGATTTTTTCGAGGGTTGCAACGATATCTTGTTTTAATTCCGGCGTGGGTGCTAGATCCGGATCGCGCAGCCAATAGTGACCGACCATGCGGTTTTCATCCGGATTCGCGATCGCACCGCCTTCGAGGGCTTCAATATCCCGAAAAGCTTTCGCTAAGCGCGATCGCATCTGTTCGACAAACCCACTCTCGAAGCGCATTCGGCTGATATCGAGGTAAAATCCTAAGTTTTCGTCGTAGTACAGCCACTCTTGATAGCGCTGCCATAATGCCGCATTATCCATAAAATGATTTCATTCCGCTCAACCATTGCCTAGTGTACGCGAGCGCCTCCCCGCTTCTGAATTTGTAGATCGATAAATTTACACTTTGGGCGACGGAAGTCAGAGATAATTGACAATAGCAACTGATAATTGAGAATTTTGAATTGCGAGCGTAAGGGACTGATAGGTTTCTTCCGATTGTGCGATCGCGCTTTTAAATTTCCCCAAAGGTAATCGAGGGAGAAACTTGGTAGAACTGCTTACTCTCCATTAATAACTAATAACTGATAACTATTAACTGCAAAGCAATAGAGTACAGTAGGTACTATACCTTCAAGGACAGGTGTGCCTTAATTATGCAAGATCGAGAACTGCCAAAAAAACCCGACTCGCTCTTCTCGCTATCGCAAGAAGATCTCGAAGTGGAAGAAGCCTCCGCGCCGCAACCCGCGCCGCAACCCGCGCCCGAACTCCATCACGATACTCGACAATTTTCCGGGGAAGCCGTGGTTGATGAAGAAATTCGCCCCCAAGAAAGAGGGCGAGTTTACTTCCGCTCGAGTTGGTGGTTTGCTCGGTGTAATAGCGATATTACCCTTCCTCCCGGCGCTCGGGTTGAGGTGATGGGTTTAGAGACGGAAAACATGACTTTATTAGTCGTTCCTTACGGCGAAAAAAAGGAACCAGTTGAACCCATTATCCTAGAGCCAGACTCGATCTTATCACCGGAGCAAGAGCCGAATTAATCGAGATTTACTCCTTAAGAACTACAATTAACAATTGAAGAAAAGCTTAAATTGAATTCAAAGTTTTCTTCGATTGTCAACTGTACCCATATTCGCTAAAGCCTAGCAGGAGTAAGCTTTAGCGAAACTCATAGTATTTGGCTGTAGGTAAATCTGGGAATGCTGGCTCGGATGAAAGTTAAAATCTTACCCGAAAAGTAAAGACATTTCATGAATTACCCGGATAGGATAGATAGGTCATGAAATATTTTTACGGCTAGGCTATTAAAGACCTAACTTAGTGAGGAGACTAGACACAGAGATGAAAGGCAATTTGCAAATTTCGTCCGCGATCGTCATGCTATTTTTAACCAGTTGGGTAACAATTCCCGATCGCGTTCGAGCAATTCCGCCAGCAGAAAACGCGCCCGAAATTCCCAGCCAGAGTTTCCCCGAAGTCGGTTCCGCCCCCTTACCTGAAAGCGAACTTCAAGTCCAAATGCTTCCCGCTGCCCAATTTCGGGACGTACAACCCACCGATTGGGCCTTTGAAGCCTTGCAGTCGCTCCAACAACGCTACGATTGCTTAGCCGGATATCCCGATCGCACCTATCGCGGCGATCGTCCCCTCACGCGCTACGAATTTGCCGCCGGACTCAACGCCTGCCTTACCAAACTCGAGGAATTCCTGCAAAAAGGTCAACTCGCCACTCAAGAAGACCTCGAAACCGTGCGTCGCCTCCAGCAAGATTTCGCCACCGAACTCGCTACCCTAAAAGGGCGCATGGATAACCTCGAAACTCGCACCCAAGCCCTTGAAGATAACGCCTTCTCTACCACAACCAAACTCAGCGGCTTAGTTGTGATGGGCGTACAAGGACGCACCGACAGCACCGCCGATATTGATCCCCGCGATGGCATCAAAGACACCCCCGATCGCGCTGACAATATTAATACCATCTCCTTTGCCTCGCTCTACTTAACCACAAATTTCTCCCCGCGCAGCTATCTGGCTACCGGGCTTTTCGCTGGAATAGGAACCACTCGGTTCGATCCCGCTAACGCCCTTAAAAACGATGGTTATCTAGCCTACGATCTCCCCAGTAACAGCGATTTAACAATCAGCGATCTTCATTTTCACTGGCTGCTTGCCGACAATCTCGGCCTGATGGTCGGTACCGAAGGCGTAAATATTATCAATGCCTTCCGGGGACCAAACCGATATGCAAGCGCAGCTACAGGAAATCCGAGTTACTTTGCGCAGCGCAACCCCGTGCTGAATATTGGCGGTTACTTCGGCAAGGGTTTAGCCTTGGATTGGCAAATTGCCAAACAAGTTAGCCTGCAAGCGCTCTACCAGAGTAGTAATTTAGGTCGTTACGGTTTGCGCGAGCGAGGATTGTTTGATGGGAATACGACGGCGGCAGTACAACTTTTGCTCACGCCCGCCGACCCCCTCGATCTTGCCTTATATTACGTCAATAATTATTCGTTTGACGGTTGCTTGTTTACTTTAGTTGGCGACGATTGTTTGAACGCTGGAAATCGTCCCATGCAAACTCACGCTATTGGGGCAACGTTGAATTGGCAAATTTCACCCCAAGTTACGATGGGGGCTTGGGGCGGTTACACGACTTCCTCCATCCCTGGCGAGTCGGGAAGCGTGCAGACGACCAATTATATGGTTTATCTCAATTTGCCCGACCTATTGAGCGAAGGAAATTTAGGCGGCATCTCGATCGGACAACCCCCGAAGATTGTTAGCAGTACGTTGCCTGCGGGAAATAATATACCCGCTATGTTGGGGCAGCCGAATTCATCGGGAGGACAACCGGGAACGACGTTACAACTCGAGGCTTTTTATCGAATGCGGCTAAGCGATAATCTCAGCATCACTCCCGGCATTATTCACATTTTTAACCCGCGTCATACGCCGGACAGCGAGCCGGTTACAATTTTTCTGTTGCGCAGTAGTATCTTTTTTTAATAGGTGGGCATTGCTGTTGAGTAGGGGCGATTGACCTTTCTGATTTTCCTCATCGATGTGTCTGTTGCCATAGATTGCCGACCCGGTTTCTCGCGCCGAGAAACAGTGTAAGATCCACGCATTCAAAAATTGTCACGGATTCATGGATATCAAGGAGTTTTTCGAGCAGAGTTCGGGAAAATGGTTTGCCCAACGCACGCATTACAACCTCGCTAGTCAAGCCGCAGGCAGCAGTAAAGCCGAGATTGAGATTGAGTTTTTAGCCGTTGACGCGCCTGAAATCGTTCAACTCTGCGAGCAACAGCACGTTAGTTCGGCGCAAGCTTGCGGAGGCTTAAAAATAAGTTGGGATAACTCTGTCGATTGGGGAGGGACGAAGGAAAAAGGGTTTGCTATTCTTGTTGCAGTTCCCGACTCCGAGAATCCCCAAACGGGCAAGTTTCTGCGGGGCAGCAGCAATCCTAAAGAGCAAAGTCTTGCTGGGGATTATGCGATTGGAGAGGATGAAGCCTTAACCCTGACGCTAGAAAACGGTAGCTTGCACGCCGAAGAACGCCTGTGGTTTGCCAGTCCCAACTTGCGCTTGCGAAGCAGTTTCGTGAAAAATAACGGTCGATTTAGCGATAGTACGTTTTATTCCGAAATTCGCAGAATGGTAGCACCGGCAACTTGATTTCGCGATCGCGCAGGAATTCGCCGAGCGGCGCGCGCCAGTCATATCAAGACTATACTGCGAGGCTAGAAGAATCGATCGACTCCTCGATCTTGACAAAATGGCATCAGTAAGAATTTCTGAGTTTAGGGGCGAATGGCAATTCGTTCCTATTTTTAATTGGGTTAACGCCGAAAACGAAAGCCTGTCCCTACGTTGAGAATTCTTCTACCTTAACCGCCTCAAACCCGATCGCGATCGGTTAAAATTTCGTAGCCTTCCTTCGTCACCAGCACCGTATGCTCGAATTGAGCAGAAAGCGCATTATCCACCGTCACTACCGTCCAGCGATCCTTCAGCGTCCGCGTAAACCGTTTCCCCGCATTCAAAATCGGTTCAATCGCGATTGTCATTCCCGGTTTTAGCCGCACGTTAGGTAAATCGTTCGTGCGCGTATTAAACACCGCCGGTTCTTCGTGCAGCTTCCGCCCTACGCCATGTCCGGTGTAATCCTCCACCACACTAAATCCCTGTTCTTTAACGCTATCTTCAATCGCCCCGGCAATATCGAGCAAGCAATTTCCCGCTTGTACCTGTTCGATTCCTGCATACAGTGCCGCTTCTGCTGCGCGAATCAAGCGTTCTGCCTCCGGAGACACTTTGCCCACCGCAATCGTAATGCAGGAATCGCCGTGAAAGCCGTCCTTATACGCCCCCGTATCGACTTTAAGAACGTCGCCCGCCCGAATCACCTTTTTTGGGCTGGGAATCCCGTGGACGACTTCATTGTTCACAGAGGCGCAAATGGAAGCGGGAAAGCCGTGATAGCCCTTAAAACTCGGCGTTGCGCCCATTTCCCGAATTCGCTGTTCGGCGTAAGTGTCTAAGTCCGCAGTCGTCATCCCCGGTTCGACTCGTTGTGCAATCTCCTTAAGAACGGTGGCAACAATCCGCGACGATTCGCGCATCAGTTCGATTTCGAGTTCGGACTTTAATTCTATCCCGCGACGCGATCGCTTCATGGGGGGCAATCCATTCGTAGAGCTTGACTTTTCTTTCTTTCTATGTATGTTGGACAGGAGATTATTAAGAATATTCACAACTGGGACTTCTGCCGGTGTAGTGTCGATCGCCATTGTAATGTAATGTCAATCTTTTGCGCTTTGCCACAAGATGGATTTGCGCGCCGCAGGAGAACGCGACCCAATCGTGCTAAATTGAACGGATCTCGTTCGGTTCGGATGGGGAGCAGCCATTCGATATTAAAGGGGAAAGTTCGGTGCAAATCCGGCGCTGTCCCGCAACTGTGAGGCATTTTTCAAAATGCTAAGTCAGGAAGCCCGCCGAAACGATTCAATTTGGCTTAATTTATCAAACATCTGCGAGGTACGGATGATTTTAAAAATGAAAAGTGTTTCGGGGCGCGCCATTGCGCTAGGTTTAAGTATTGGGATCTTCAGTTTAGCGATCGCGACTCAACCCGCTTTTGCCCACCATGCAATGGGCGGAAGAATGCCCGCTAACTTTTTTGAAGGGTTTATCACAGGTTTAGCGCATCCCATTATCGGTTTCGATCATTTTGCTTTTATCATCGCAGTTGGCTTATTCGCCGCGCTTAAACCCCAAAAAGGTTGGTGGATTCCGGTTGCTTTTGTGATTGCCACATTAGGCGGTACGGGGCTGCATCTTTTGAAGTTGAATATTCCTTTTTCAGAAGCCTTTGTAGCCGCTTCAATTATTTCAGTAGGGTTACTGTTTGCTGCCAATTGCACCCCAGCGCTTGCCGGTGCGATCGCGTTTTCCGCGCTAGCAGGAATTTTCCACGGTTATGCTTACGGCGAATCGATTGTTGGGGCGGAACCAACGCCATTAATCGCGTATTTAATGGGGTTTGCAGCGATTCAACTCGCGATCGCGTCGGGTGTTTGTTGGGGGTGGCGCGCTTTGCAAACGAAAGGTAGCTTAACTGCCAGTTCGCTGCGTTTTGTAGGTTTGATTTTCTGCGCGATCGGGGCAACTTTTTTAGCGATCGGCTAATTTCGATTTAAATTGACGTTGCACTGACTAGACTTCTTATTTCGGTTAAAATAATGGTGCGTTACGCTTCGCTAACGCACCCTACTTTTTAAGTGATGAGTCTTATTTTGCTCGATTACTTTAAAAAATTCCCAATTTAGTAGGGTGGGCATTGCCCACCAGCCAAGGCTTCCAGCTTTGAGGAATGCTCATTCTTCGACCCGTAGCGCTATATTTTGCTCGATACTTTAAAAAATTCAAATTTAGCGAGCGATCGCAACTACAATTTTCACCCAAAAAGCTGGAACACAAATTTAAAATTTTGTTTCTCCAATGAAGCGTTATCTTATCGATCGCCTCCTCATCTCAATTCCCACCTTAATCGCGATTAGCATCGTTATCTTTTTAATCCTTGCCCTCGCTCCCGGCGATCCGATGGGAGAGTTTGCTTCCAACCCTTCAATTACCGCCGAAGTCCGAGAAAATATTCGGCGATCGCTCGGTTTAGACCAGCCGATTTATATTCGTTATTTTAAATGGGCGGGGTCGTTCTTGCGCGGCGACTTAGGCTACTCCTTCACCAGTCGTTCTCCCGTTATCCAACTTATTTTACAGCGCTTGCCCGCTACCTTATGGGTCGCTGGGACTGCCTATTTTTTTAGCCTCATTATTGCCCTTCCTTTAGGCATTTTATCCGCCCTAAAACGCCATTCCATTTTAGATCGCGTCGCCACTACCTTTGCCTTTCTCGGCTTTTCCCTGCCCACCTTTTTCACCGGGCTACTGTTTATCGTTATCTTTAGCGTGCAACTGAAATGGTTTCCCTTCATTTATAACAGCACGCTCCAAGTTACCGATCTTAAAAGTTTGCTCGCCCAAATCCAACAATCTGTCATGCCGATCGCGGTGTTAGCCTTATACCAAGCTGCCGTTTTAATGCGCTACGTGCGTTCTTCCATCCTCGAAGAATTGGATCGCGATTACGTTCGTACTGCGCGCGCTAAAGGGTTGGTAGAATGGATTGTTGTCAATCGCCACATTCTTCGTAACGCTCTGATTCCCGTCGTTACTCTCGTTGCGCTGGAAATTCCTAATATTTTCACCGGCGCGCTTGTCACCGAACAAGTCTTTCGCGTTCCCGGAATTGGTGCGTTATTAATTGAATCGATTTACCGCAGCGATACGCCGGTGGTGATGGCAATTACCTTTATTTACGCAATTTTAATCGTCATTTTTAATTTAGTTGCGGATTTGACTTATGGGATTCTCGACCCGCGCGTGAGAGAATAATGCGCTGAAATCGGGTTAGATAATTCGAGTGGGTAGTAGTAGATATCCTTCGATAAATTGAGTTGCAATTAGCGTCGCGGTGTCGTATATTGATAATTAGAACGTACCGTTTAACTTAAGAACTGGGTTCCTGGAAAAATTGGTTGTTCTCGCCTCTGCTCTTTTGTGTAATACAAGATATTACAGGCTGCTCAAAAAAATTTCGCGCTTCGCGCGATTGAAAAGGGCAAGAGGGGAAAAGGGGAGAGGGCTAGGGAATCCTGGGGGAGAGAGCAGCGCGGAACCCGATAAGGTCGTTAGAATCATCGGGATGGCCCCTGAGGCGATTCGCAGAACGGCAGAGCCCCGAATGGTTGAGCCAAGAACCACCGCGAAGCAGGCGCGTATCCCCTTCATCGCTAGTTAGCCATATAGTTTCATTGTTGGGTGCACCTTGATAATTTTCGTGCCAATGGTCTGCGCACCATTCCCATACGTTCCCGTGCATTTCATACAGTCCATATCCGTTCGGCGGTAATGTTCCTACTTCCACAGTTTTTTCTCGGTATTCTCCTTTCGGGTCGTTTCCGAAGCGATATCCGTAGGGATATATCCCGTAGTTGTTCACTAATGCTGACGTTATTGTTTCCCCAAAATGAAACGGCGTTGTTGTTCCAGCGCGACAGGCGTATTCCCATTCGGCTTCACTCGGTAGTCAATACTGTTTCCCTGTTTTTTTGGACAGTCTTTTACAAAATTCTTCGGCTTCCCACCAAGTTACTCGCTCTACCGGATGATTTGCTCCTTTAAAATTGGATGGGTCGGGGTTGAGGTCGTGGAGGATTTTGGGGAGGGCGGCGACGGCTTTCCATTGCGCTTGGGTAATGGCATATTTGCCCAGATAGAAGGGTTGGATTGTGACTTGATGTTGCGGACTTTCACTCTTCAATAAGGTGTGTTTGTATATTTTAGATAATCTCTCGATTTCCCTATCATCCGTCCCCATTATAAAACTCCCGCCCGGAATCGCCACCATTTCTAACCCAACTCCCCCAGCGATTTCTTCAGTAAAATAATTGGCTTGACTGGAACTGCGGTTTTCAACATTACCCCGATTATCGACGCTTATCACTTCAAAGCTGAAACTTCGTAGGTTGGGTGGCGACGTAACAATCCTTTTTGAAGGACTCGCTGGAGTTGTCAGTACAACGGCTATTCCTTCCAAAGCTTGTAAGGCTTCTTTTGCCGATTGATAGCGATCGCGTGCAAAGGGTTGTAGCATCGTATCTAAGACTTCCCCAAAACGCTCATTCGCCGTTCTCGATTGCTTCTGCAACTGCTCCCGCCACTGCCAGTCCTGCGTCGATGCGTCGAAAAGGTCGTCTCTTATCGTACCGTCGAGTTGCTGTTCCGGAAAACACCCCGTCAGCAACCGCGCGCAGGTTGCCCCCAAACTATAAATATCGCTCGCTCGTACCGGCTGTCCCATTGCGTGTTCTATTGCAGCGTATCCTGGAGTAAAGATTTGCGTTCCTGGCTTTGTTAGCGTCGTTCCCGTTATCTGTTTGGCTCCCCCAAAGTCAATCAACACGAACTCTGATGCACCGGAAACAAGCGTTTTTCGCATGATGTTTTCCGGTTTAATATCTCGATGCAACACGCCATTTTCATGGATATATTGCAGCACCGGCAGCAAACTCTGCAAAAGTTGCCGCGTTTTGAATTCGCTAAAAAGACCTTGTTTAAAGCATTCTTTAAGGAGGTTGTCTCCGGCAATATATCGCTGCACTAAGTACAGCGAGTTATCATGCTTGAAGTAGGCATACAGGCTCGGGATTTGCGGATGGTCTAATTCGTGAAGGCGCTGCGCTTCTTGCATGAAGAGTTCTGTAGCTTTGGCGAGGTTTTTTTGTTGTTGGGCAAGAAATTTTTTGATGACGCAGGGGCGATTGAGACATTTGGTGTCTTCAGCGAGGTAAGTTCTGCCGAAAGCGCCTTCTCCGAGGAGTCGAGTAACGCGATATTGATTGTGGAAGAGGTAGCTGGAGGTAAGGGGAAACCCGCAACTGCTGCAAAAGCTATGGTGGTTGGGATTGAAGGGGTTGGAACAGGCGGGGTTAAGGCAGTCCACCATGAGGGGAGAGGGTGAGGATTTTGTTTTCTAGTTTAACCCCTGCACGGGGTTGCCTTGTTCTTCCCTCCCCCAGTTCTCGGCGCAAAATTATCTGTAGAGACGTTGTATACAACGTCTCTACAGGCGATTTGTTCTTTCTTAAGTCAATGATAAAGATTAGGCAAAATAAACCCTAAGCCCAATAAGAATCCACTCCAAAAATGGAGTTTCACGGCAATAAATTTGCAATTGCTGACTCGTTCCGGGCGATCGTGATTTTCGCTGACATGGCGGACGAGTTCGTAACCGATGGGGAGGGTAATAAAAACGATCGCTGTCCAGAGGGGAAAGTTGCCGATAATCAGTCCGATCGCGACCATCGCAAACAAACTCGCGACCGATACCGCTAACACTTTAGCACCCAGCGCCGTACCCAAGCGCACGATCGGCGATCGCTTCCCGGCAGCGAGATCGTCTTCGACTTGGTGAAAATGGGAACAGAAGAGAATAATTGAGGTACTGACCCCGACAAATGCAGAAGCAAGCAGGAAGGCGGGAGAGAAGCTTTGCGCTTGGGAATAGTAGGCAGCGGCAATGGCGAGGGGGCCAAAGCTGAAAAAACAGATAATTTCGCCTAAACCCAAGTAACCGAGGCGAAAAGGCGGCCCTTGGTAGGTGTAACCGAGGGCGCAACAGAGGAGAACGAGGGCGAGAACGGTGACATCGCGTTGCAGGAACGCGATCGCAATAATGCCCGAGATTCCCAATCCCAAACAAAGATTAGCAATCCAAAATACTAAGGATTTATTGCCGGTTAAATTAACAACAGAATGGGCTTTATTTTTATCGATTCCTGTTTCCGAGTCGAAGACATCATTACTTAAATTAAGCCATGCAATAATCGCAATCGCAGCCGTTAGAAATAGGAAAAAGGGTAAGTTTCGCCACTGTTGGGTTTGCCAGTTCGCGATCGCGCTTCCCACCCAAATTGGCACGACAGCGACGCTATACATGGGCGGTTTAATCGCCGCCATCCATAATTTTTTATCAGAATTAGCAATAAGATTGGTTGTTGTCATTAGCTCAGAACGATTAAAACTGCAATTAATAAGACGAACGTCACTTCGCGGAATTCAAAATTTAAAATGTTCCCTCGAAAGGATTTTAGCAATTTTGAACGGTCGCTAAATTCGCGCTTTGGCGCACTCAACTAATTTTGAATTTGCCTTTTATTTAGCTTCCGGCGCGATCGCGCGAGTTTGCCGACGAATTCAGCGCGCGCAATTAGGGTTCCCATTGTTCGCTACTATAGGGAGAGCGCTTGCTCTCAATCCCTAATTTGAACTGTCTTGCCACTCCTGCAACAGTTCTGAAAGCTTACATCGGTTCGTCAGAAAGGAGCGCAATCCCTCTAGACATACCATAATGTCTGCCCGAGGCTGTAAATAAGATAAGTTTTTTTACGATACTGCTTCCATGCCAGCGCTCCCTTGCCGTGCTAACCTCTTTCAGGGCGATCGAGAACTTTATCGGTTTCTCCTCAACTGTCAAGAGCAATCCCTTCGTAAAAGGGAGTCTGTAATTGTAAGTTGGTCGCAAGAAATCGAGTTAATCGACCCGCTCGCCGTCTTACAAGTTGCCATTCAACTGAGTTCAAAAGCTTGGCATTTTTATTGGGAAAATGCGCGTGAGGAAGAGGCAGTATTTGCATTTGAGACAGCGCATATTTTAGAAATTGAAACGGGCGAACGTTTTCTGCGCTCGAAGGAGTTTGTTCGCAATTGTTTGAAACAAATTGTGCGGACGGGAGAGGAGAGTTTGCCTTGGGCGGGGCCGCATTTCTTTGCTAATTTTACCTTTTTTGAAGGGCGAAGAGAGTCAGGTTCGCCTTTCCCTAGTGCAACGTTGGTATTACCGGAATTTCAGGTAGCGCGGCGGGGGAATCGGGCGACGGTCACGTATCATTTTGCGATCGACGATCGCGCGAATTTAGAGGCGATTTTCGAGCGTCGATCGCGTTATTTTGAGTGGATTGAAAGCGGACGAAAGCAGCACAGCGGACTTCTTTCGCGTT includes these proteins:
- a CDS encoding glucose-6-phosphate isomerase; the protein is MDNAALWQRYQEWLYYDENLGFYLDISRMRFESGFVEQMRSRLAKAFRDIEALEGGAIANPDENRMVGHYWLRDPDLAPTPELKQDIVATLEKIETFARQIHSGEIHPPDASKFTDILSIGIGGSALGPQFVSEALAPIDAPLTLHFSDNTDPEGFDKAIAQIGDRLSTTLVVVISKSGGTPETRNGMLEAKAAFSARELNFPARAIAITGTDSQLDRLAKSEGWLSTFPMEDWVGGRTSELSAVGLVNAALQGIDIRALLEGAKAMDATTRRPDLKTNPAALLALSWYYAGNGKGEKDMVVLPYKDSLLLFSRYLQQLVMESLGKEKDLDGNTVYQGIAVYGNKGSTDQHAYVQQLREGVPNFFLTFIEVLKDRQGASVEVEEGVTSGDYLSGLLQGTRQALYENHRDSIVVTIPEVNARTVGALIALYERTVTLYASLININAYHQPGVEAGKKAAASVLELQRQVVETLQETAAPLSVAELADKIGASDRVESIYLILRHLHANDRNIRLEGNFAAPSTLKASCHNG
- a CDS encoding NfeD family protein is translated as MQDRELPKKPDSLFSLSQEDLEVEEASAPQPAPQPAPELHHDTRQFSGEAVVDEEIRPQERGRVYFRSSWWFARCNSDITLPPGARVEVMGLETENMTLLVVPYGEKKEPVEPIILEPDSILSPEQEPN
- a CDS encoding iron uptake porin; the encoded protein is MRRLDTEMKGNLQISSAIVMLFLTSWVTIPDRVRAIPPAENAPEIPSQSFPEVGSAPLPESELQVQMLPAAQFRDVQPTDWAFEALQSLQQRYDCLAGYPDRTYRGDRPLTRYEFAAGLNACLTKLEEFLQKGQLATQEDLETVRRLQQDFATELATLKGRMDNLETRTQALEDNAFSTTTKLSGLVVMGVQGRTDSTADIDPRDGIKDTPDRADNINTISFASLYLTTNFSPRSYLATGLFAGIGTTRFDPANALKNDGYLAYDLPSNSDLTISDLHFHWLLADNLGLMVGTEGVNIINAFRGPNRYASAATGNPSYFAQRNPVLNIGGYFGKGLALDWQIAKQVSLQALYQSSNLGRYGLRERGLFDGNTTAAVQLLLTPADPLDLALYYVNNYSFDGCLFTLVGDDCLNAGNRPMQTHAIGATLNWQISPQVTMGAWGGYTTSSIPGESGSVQTTNYMVYLNLPDLLSEGNLGGISIGQPPKIVSSTLPAGNNIPAMLGQPNSSGGQPGTTLQLEAFYRMRLSDNLSITPGIIHIFNPRHTPDSEPVTIFLLRSSIFF
- a CDS encoding phycobiliprotein lyase; the protein is MDIKEFFEQSSGKWFAQRTHYNLASQAAGSSKAEIEIEFLAVDAPEIVQLCEQQHVSSAQACGGLKISWDNSVDWGGTKEKGFAILVAVPDSENPQTGKFLRGSSNPKEQSLAGDYAIGEDEALTLTLENGSLHAEERLWFASPNLRLRSSFVKNNGRFSDSTFYSEIRRMVAPAT
- the map gene encoding type I methionyl aminopeptidase produces the protein MKRSRRGIELKSELEIELMRESSRIVATVLKEIAQRVEPGMTTADLDTYAEQRIREMGATPSFKGYHGFPASICASVNNEVVHGIPSPKKVIRAGDVLKVDTGAYKDGFHGDSCITIAVGKVSPEAERLIRAAEAALYAGIEQVQAGNCLLDIAGAIEDSVKEQGFSVVEDYTGHGVGRKLHEEPAVFNTRTNDLPNVRLKPGMTIAIEPILNAGKRFTRTLKDRWTVVTVDNALSAQFEHTVLVTKEGYEILTDRDRV
- a CDS encoding HupE/UreJ family protein; the protein is MKSVSGRAIALGLSIGIFSLAIATQPAFAHHAMGGRMPANFFEGFITGLAHPIIGFDHFAFIIAVGLFAALKPQKGWWIPVAFVIATLGGTGLHLLKLNIPFSEAFVAASIISVGLLFAANCTPALAGAIAFSALAGIFHGYAYGESIVGAEPTPLIAYLMGFAAIQLAIASGVCWGWRALQTKGSLTASSLRFVGLIFCAIGATFLAIG
- a CDS encoding ABC transporter permease; translated protein: MKRYLIDRLLISIPTLIAISIVIFLILALAPGDPMGEFASNPSITAEVRENIRRSLGLDQPIYIRYFKWAGSFLRGDLGYSFTSRSPVIQLILQRLPATLWVAGTAYFFSLIIALPLGILSALKRHSILDRVATTFAFLGFSLPTFFTGLLFIVIFSVQLKWFPFIYNSTLQVTDLKSLLAQIQQSVMPIAVLALYQAAVLMRYVRSSILEELDRDYVRTARAKGLVEWIVVNRHILRNALIPVVTLVALEIPNIFTGALVTEQVFRVPGIGALLIESIYRSDTPVVMAITFIYAILIVIFNLVADLTYGILDPRVRE
- the menA gene encoding 2-carboxy-1,4-naphthoquinone phytyltransferase gives rise to the protein MTTTNLIANSDKKLWMAAIKPPMYSVAVVPIWVGSAIANWQTQQWRNLPFFLFLTAAIAIIAWLNLSNDVFDSETGIDKNKAHSVVNLTGNKSLVFWIANLCLGLGISGIIAIAFLQRDVTVLALVLLCCALGYTYQGPPFRLGYLGLGEIICFFSFGPLAIAAAYYSQAQSFSPAFLLASAFVGVSTSIILFCSHFHQVEDDLAAGKRSPIVRLGTALGAKVLAVSVASLFAMVAIGLIIGNFPLWTAIVFITLPIGYELVRHVSENHDRPERVSNCKFIAVKLHFWSGFLLGLGFILPNLYH